The Streptomyces achromogenes DNA segment GGCGGTCGCCACCGGCCAGGAGTTCCGCCTCTCCGACGACGCGGCCCGGTTCGTCCTCGACGTCGTCGAACGGCACGGCGAGCTCTACCGCCGCTACGACGGCTTCGCGCAGGCGGTGCCGGTGGCGCGGGACGCGCCGGTGTTCGAACGGGCGCTCGCGGCGAGCGGCCGCGACCCGCGCCGGGGCGCCGTCCGAACACAAGCCTGACGGCCGGGCCGTTCCGTGCGGCCCCGCCTCACGCCCCCAAGGCCGCCAGAGCAGGCGTCCGGGCCGTCTCGTAACGCTCCAGAAGCACCCGGGCCACCTCCGGCGCCGGGCCCAGCACGTCGGCCAGGACGTCCGCCCCGGCCGCGCCGCGCGCGATGCGGTCCGGCAGGAAACCGGGAGCCAGGACGTACGGCGCGACGGCGACCCGCGCACACCCCAGGGCCCGCAGCTCGCGGACCGCGTCCTCGGTGCGCGGCAGAGAGGCGGAGGCGAACGCAGGCCGCACGGCACACCAACCGGTGCGCCGCCACTCCCGCGCGATGTCTGCGATCACTGCGATCGCCTCCGGGTCGGAGGACCCCGCCGAGGCCAGCACGACCCCGGTCGAGGACTTGTCGGCGGGCGACAGCCCCGCCTCGTACAACCGCCGTTCGAGCGCGGAGAGCAGCAACGGCGAGGGGCCGAGCACCTCGGCCTGCCGGATCCGCAGCTGCGGCGGGGCGTCCCGCAGCACCGCCGGGATGTCCGCCTTCGCGTGGAACGCGCGGGTCAACAGCAACGGCAGCGCCACGACGTCCCGCACGCCGTCCGCCGCCAGCGACTCCAGCACCCCGTGCACGGACGGCACGTTGAAGTCGAGGAAACCGGTCTCGACACGCAATCCCGGCCGCAGCGAACGCACCCGCCGCACCAGGGCGTGGACGGTCGCGGCATGCCGCGGATCACGGCTGCCGTGGGCGATCACCACCAGGGCGGGGAGAACCGGCTTCCTGTGCATGCGGCGTCAGCTCTTCACCAGCAGGCCGCGGCTGCGCAGCACCCACCGCTCGAGCGGACTGAAGATCAGCAGGTCGATCGCGATGCCCACGAACAGGATGAGCAGGATCGCCTCGAACACCATCGACATGTCACTGGCGTTGCGCCCGTTCTCCAGCAACTGGCCGAGGCCGACGCCGAGATCGGGGAACGACGCGATGATCTCCGCCGCCATCAGCGAACGCCACGAGAACGCCCAGCCCTGCTTCAGACCCGCCACATAGCCCGGCAGCGCGGCCGGCAGCGTGATGTACACGGTGCCCTTCAGCCCCGTCGCCCCCATCGTGCGGCCCGCCCGCAGGAACAGCGGCGAGACCTGGTCGACGCCGGAGACCAGCCCGTTGGCGATGGACGGCACCGCGCCCAGCAGGATCACCGCGTACATCATCGAGTTGTTCAGACCCAGCCACAGCACGGCCGGCGGGACCCACGCCACCGACGGAAGCGACTGGAGACCGGACAGGATCGGCCCGATCGCCGCCCGCACGAACCTCACCCGCGCCACCAGCAGGCCCAGCGGAGTGCCGATCGCCAGGGCGAACAGGAAGCCGAGCAGTCCGCGCGAGACGCTCGTCCAGATGTACCCGAGCAGCTCGCCCCGCAGCCATGCCTGGCGGAGGGTGTGCCAGACGTCCAGCGGGGAGACCAGCTTGGTCGGGTCGTCGACCGTCTTGAAGGTGATCTGCCAGACGACCAGCAGCAGCGCCGTCGCGACGACCGGCGGCAGGATCTTGTCGACCAAGGTCCGCCGGAACGGCACCCGTGCGGTGGGCGCGACGACGTCCAGCGCGTCGAGCCCCGCCTCCACACCGGCCAGCCCGTCGGCGTCGGCCTCCGTCACCGTGCCCTCCGTCACTGTCGTCCTCGTCTCAGTGCTGGCCATGACGGCGGATCTCCCCACGCAGGACTTCGGTGATCTCCAGGGACAGTTCCGCCACCGGGGCGTCCTCGATCCGGCGCGGCTGCGGGATGTCCACCGTCCACTCGCGCGCCACCCGGCCGGGCCGCGAGGACAGCAGGACGACGCGCTGTGCGAGCCGAACCGCCTCCCGCACGTTGTGCGTCACGAACAGGACGGACAGCCCCGTCTCCGCCCAGATCCGGGTGAGTTCGTCGTGCAGCACGTCCCGTGTGATGGCGTCCAGCGCCGCGAACGGCTCGTCCATCAGCAGCAGTCGGCTCTCCTGCGCCAGCGCGCGGGCCATCGCCACCCGCTGCCGCATACCGCCGGAAAGTTCGTGAACACGCTTTCCGTACGCGCCCTTCAACCGGACCAGCTCGAGCAGCTCCTCGGCCTTGCCGCGCCGGTCGGGCTTCGCCACCCCCCGCAGCTTCAGGGCGAGTTCGATGTTCTTGCCCGCGGTCAGCCACGGGAACAGCGCGTGTTCCTGGAACATCAGCGCCGGACGGCCGTCCGTCGTGATGGACCCGGCGGTGGGCCGGTCCAGGCCGGCCACCAGGTTCAGCAGGGTGGACTTGCCGCAGCCCGACGCCCCGAGCAGGGTGACGAACTCACCGGGCGCGACATCGAGGGTGATGTCGTCCAGGACGAGCTGCTGCCCGCCCGGGCCCGCGAAGGACTTCGAGACGTGGTCGAGGCGTGCCGCGAACGCCACCGTCTCGGTGGGCTCGGCGGCCTTGGCGAAGGTCGTGGCCATGGTCGTCACCTCCTGGGAACTCATCGGGACTTCGGTCGCTCGACACCCAGACCGGCGTCGTCGACGGCGGACTCGCCCTCGGCCTCGAGGACCTTGTTCAGGATCGTCAGGTCGTAGATGCCGGCGAGGTCGGGCTTCTCCAGCAGACCCGCCTCGACGGCGTGCGCCGCCTCGGCGTCGAGGGTGTCCGCCAGCGGGTCGTCGGTGAACCTGATCGACCGCCACGCCGGGTCCAGCACGTCGGCGGGCAGCGCCTTGCCGGAGTCCGTCTCCAGCTGCCTGTTCGCCGCGGCCTTCGCCTTCGCCGGGTTGGCGCCGATCCACCTGTTGGTCTCCACCGAGCCCTTCAGCACGGCCTGAACGACCTTCGGGTGCTCTTCCAGGAACTTCTGCGACACGATGACGTTCGTGATCACGAACTGCCTGTCGGGCCACAGCGACGCCTCGTCCAGCAGCACCCTGCCGCCCTCGGCGACCAGCCTCGAGGCGGTCGGCTCCGGCACCCAGGCGCCGTCGACCGACCCCGACCTGAACGCGTCCGGCGTCACCTTGTTGTCGCTGCGGACGACGGTCACGTCACCCTTGCCGCTCTGCGCGTCGACCTTCCAGCCCTGCTTCGCGATCCAGTTCAGGAACGCCACATCCTGCGTGTTTCCGAGCTGAGGCGTCGCGATCCTCTTGCCCTTGACGTCCTCGAGCGAGGTGACCTCGTCCGGGTTCACCACCAGCTTCACCCCGCCGGACGCCGAACCCCCCACGATGCGCAGGTTCTTGCCGTCGGACTTGGCGTAGCCGTTGATCGCCGGGGACGGACCGATCCAGCCGATGTCGAGGGAACCGGCGTTCAACGCCTCGATCTCCGAGGGACCCGCGTTGAACGTCGCGTACGACGCCCTGGTCCCGCCCAGCGCCTTCTGGAGGATGCCCTGCTCACGGCCGACCAGCGCGGTCGCGTGGGTGAGGTTGCCGAAGTACCCGATCCGCACGGTGTCGAGCCCGTCGATCTTCCGAGCCCCGGCGGCGACCTGCTCGTTGGCGTTGCCGTCCTTGGCCTGCGAACCGTATCCGCAGGCCGCGAGGGCGAGCAGGGGCAGCGCCGCTAGGGCCGCGACGCCGCGGCGAAGCCGTGACAGGGGGAGACTGGCAGGCACCGGGAGGGGTTCCTCTCGTCGGCCCGGCGGTCACGGTCTCTCAGGTCGTGGCCGGGAGCTCGGCAAAGGGTTCTCGTCGTTTCCACGACGGCGGGCGGGGCGATCGGGCGCGCAGGCGGTGCGCGGACGTCAGCGCGCACATCGCGCGACTCCGCCCTGCCCGCTGCCGAGGGCGCCGCTGCCGACCCGGCCGCCCTCCTTCGCGAACGTCGCGTAGACGTCGGTCGTGGCCACGGTCAGAAGTCCCAGCCGTCGTCGTCGGGCGTCTCCTTGACCGGCTCCGGCGACGCGAACGACTCGCCGACCATGCCCGCGGTGAGCGTCGTGCCGTCGGCCGGGTCGATCAGGATGAACGAGCCCGTGCGGCGCGAGTCGGCGTAGGAATCCACCGGAAGCGGTTGCGCGGTGCGGATCTTCACGCGGCCGATGTCGTTGGCGACGAGCTGTCCCGGATGCGGGTGCAGGGACAGGTCGTCGAGCGTGAGACGGGACGGGATGTCCTTCACGATCGCCTTGACGGTGCGGGTGCCGTGCTTGATCAGCACCCGGTGCCCGACGGTCAGCGGCTGGTCGGCCACATGGCACACGGTCGCCTCGACGTCCTGGGTGGTGGCGGGCGCGTCCTTGGTGGGCACGATCAGGTCGCCGCGCGAGACGTCCACGTCGTCCGCGAGCAGCACGGTCACCGACTGCGTCGTCCACGCCACGTCCACCGGCTCGCCCAGCAGGTCGATCCCGGAGATCGTCGAGGTGCGACCGGACGGCAGCACCGTCACCGGCTCGCCGACCCGGAAGGTGCCCGCGGCGATCTGGCCCGCGTAGCCCCGGTAGTCCGGGTGTTCGGCGGTCTGCGGCCGGATCACGTACTGGACGGGCAGCCGGGCGTGGCAGTGCGCGAGGTCATGACTGACCGGAACCGTTTCCAGGTGTTCCAGGAACGTCGGCCCGCCGTACCAGTCCATGTTCGCCGACGGATCCACCACGTTGTCGCCGGCCAGCGCCGAGATCGGGATGGCGGTCACCTCGGGGACGCCGAGCTCGCTCGCGTACGCCGTGAACTCCTCGGCGATCGCCGCGAAGACCGGCTCCCGGTAGTCGACCAGGTCCATCTTGTTGACGGCGAGAACGACGTGCGGAACCCGGAGCAGGGCCGCGATCGCCGCGTGCCGGCGGGTCTGCTCGACGACGCCGTTGCGGGCGTCGACCAGGATCACCGTCAGCTCCGCCGTGGAGGCGCCCGTCACCATGTTGCGGGTGTACTGCACGTGACCCGGGGTGTCGGCCAGGATGAACCGGCGCCGGGGCGTCGCGAAGTAGCGGTAGGCCACGTCGATGGTGATGCCCTGCTCGCGCTCGGCGCGCAGCCCGTCGGTCAGCAGCGCCAGGTCGGGCGCTTCCTGCCCGCGGCTCGCCGAGGCGCGCTCGACGGCCTCCAGCTGGTCGCTGAGGATCGACTTGGAGTCGTGCAGCAGCCTGCCCACCAGGGTGGACTTGCCGTCGTCGACGGAGCCGGCGGTGGCGAACCGCAACAGGGTCGTGGCCGAGAGTTCCTCGGAGGTGATCGTGCTCATGCTTAGAAGTACCCCTCGCGCTTGCGGTCTTCCATCGCGGCCTCGGACATCTTGTCGTCGGCGCGGGTCGCGCCGCGCTCGGTCAGCCGGGAGGCGGCGATCTCGGCGATGACGTCGTCCAGCGTCACCGCGTCGGAGTCGACGGCGCCGGTGCAGGACATGTCACCGACGGTGCGGTATCGCACGAGACGCTTTTCGACCGTTTCCCCGTCCTTGGGGCCGCCCCACTCGCCGGCGGTCAGCCACATGCCCGCCCGCCGGAACACCTCGCGCTCGTGCGCGAAGTAGATCTGCGGCAGTTCGATGCCCTCACGGGCGATGTACTGCCAGACGTCCAGCTCGGTCCAGTTGGAGAGCGGGAAGACCCGGACGTGCTCGCCGGGGGCGTGGCGGCCGTTGTACAGGTTCCACAGCTCGGGCCGCTGGCGACGCGGGTCCCACTGCGAGAACTCGTCGCGCAGGGAGAACACCCGCTCCTTGGCGCGTGCCTTCTCCTCGTCGCGCCGGCCCCCGCCGAAGACCGCGTCGAACCTGTCGGCCTGGATCTTCTCCGTGAGCGGCAGCGTCTGGAGCGGGTTGCGGGTCCCGTCCGGACGCTCCCTGAGCGCCCCGCGGTCGATGTACTCCTGCACGGAGGCCACATGGAGGCGCAGCCCGTGCTCGGCGACCACCCGGTCGCGGTATTCGAGGACCTCGGGGAAGTTGTGCCCGGTGTCCACGTGCAGCAGCGAGAAGGGGACGGCGGCCGGGGCGAACGCCTTCAGCGCCAGGTGCAGCATGACGATGGAGTCCTTGCCGCCGGAGAACAGGATCACCGGCCGCTCGAACTCGCCCGCCACCTCACGGAAGATGTGCACCGCCTCGGACTCCAGCGAGTCCAGGTGGCTGAGGGCGTACGGGCTGACCGTGCCCTCCTCGGTACCGGCGACGGTCGTCGTCATGCCAGTCCCCTCTCGCTGAGCAGGGCGTACACCGACGCCGCGGACTCCTGCACGGTCTGGTCCTGGGACTCGATCCGCAGATCGGGCGACTCGGGCGCCTCGTAGGGGTCGTCGACCCCGGTGAGCCCGGTCAGCTCGCCCGCCGCCTGCTTGGCGTACAGACCCTTCACGTCACGGACCGAGCACACCTCGACCGGAGTCGCCACGTGCACCTCCAGGTAACCGGTTGCGCTCTCCTGGTGACGCTTGCGCACGGCCGCACGGCTGTCCGCGTACGGCGCGATCACCGGGACGAGCACCTTGACGCCGTTGCGGGCCAGCAGCTCGGCCAGGAAACCGATGCGCTGCACGTTGGCGTGCCGGTCCTCGCGGCTGAAACCGAGGCCCGCGGAGATGAACTCGCGGATCTCGTCGCCGTCGAGCACCTCGACGAGGTGGCCCTCCTCGCGCAGCCGGCCGGCCAGCTCGTACGCGATGGTGGTCTTGCCGGCACTCGGCAGACCCGTGAGCCAGACGGTGGCTCCGGTCGTCACGTGGTTCTCCCGGTTCGTAGGGGGATGGGGGATGTCGCCGGGGGCGGCGCTGTTCGTGGAGGTCGCGGTCATGGCGGTCAGCCGTGCAGTCCGCACTCGGTCTTCCCGCGTCCCGCCCAGCGCCCGGCGCGCGCGTCCTCGCCCTCGAGGACCCTGCGGGTGCACGGGGCGCAGCCGACGGACGCGTAGCCGTCCATCAGCAGGGGGTTTGACAGTACGCCGTGCTCCGTGATGTAGGCATCGACGTCGTCCTGGGTCCACCGGGCGATCGGCGAGATCTTGACCTTCTGCCGCTTCTCGTCCCAGCCGACGACCGGGGTGTCCGCCCGGGTAGGGGACTCGTCGCGCCGCAGGCCGGTGGCCCAGGCGCGGTATCCCCGGAGCCCCTCCTCCAACGGCTGCACCTTGCGCAGCTTGCAGCACAGGTCGGGATCGCGGTCGTGCAACTTCGGCCCGAACTCGGCGTCCTGCTCGGCGACCGACTGACGCGGGGTGAGCGTGATGACGTTGACGTCCATCACGGCCTCGACCGCGTCCCGGGTGCCGATGGTCTCGGGGAAGTGGTAACCGGTGTCGAGGAACACCACGTCCACGCCCTTGAGGACGCGGGACGCGAGGTGGGCGACCACGGCGTCCTCCATGGACGACGTCACACAGAACTGCCGGCCGAAGGTGTCCACCGCCCACTGCAGGATCTCGAGCGCCGACGCGTCCTCGAGGTCGCGGCCCGCCTGCTCGGCCAGCGCCTTCAACTCGTCGGTCGTACGGCCTTCCTGGAGCGTCGTCATATCCGGTCCCCTCCCGTTTCGGTGCGCTGAACGCCTCGGGACAGCAGCCCGAGGAACTTCAGCTGGAATGCGCGGTTGCACGCCGCGCATTCCCAGGCGCCGTGACCGCCCTCCGCGGCCTCGCTCGGACGGAGGTCCTCGTCGCCGCAGTAAGGGCAGTAGAAAGGGGCGGCCCGCTCGCTCATGAAAGGGCCTCCTCGCTGGCGCGCGCGGCCCAGACCGCGAACCGCTCGCCGTCCTCGCGCTCGTCCTGGAAGCGCTTGAGAACGCGTTCCACGTAGTCCGGCAGCTCGTCCGAGGTGACCTTCAGACCGCGGACCTTGCGGCCGAAACCGGCTTCGAGACCGAGCGCGCCGCCCAGGTGCACCTGGTAGCCCTCGACCTGCTCGCCCCGCTCGTCGAGGACCAGCTGGCCCTTGAGACCGATGTCCGCGACCTGGATACGGGCGCAGGCGTTCGGGCAGCCGTTGAGATTGATGGTGAGGGGCTCGTCGAAGTCCGGCAGGCGGCGCTCCAGCTCGTCGATCAGCTGGGAGCCGCGCTGCTTGGTCTCGACGATGGCCAGCTTGCAGAACTCGATGCCGGTGCAGGCCATGGTGCCGCGCCGGAACGTCGAGGGCCGAGCCGTCAGGTCCAGCGCCTCCAGGCCCTCGACGAGCGATGCGACCTGCGCCTCCTCGACGTCGAGGACGATCATCTTCTGCTCGACGGTGGTCCGGACGCGGCCCGAGCCGTGTGCCTCGGCGAGCTCCGCGATCTTCGTCAGGGTCGCGCCGTCCACCCGGCCGACACGCGGTGCGAAACCGACGTAGAAACGGCCGTCCTTCTGCCGGTGCACGCCGACGTGGTCGCGCCAGCGCTCCACCGGCTGGTCCGGGGCCGGGCCGTCGACCAGCGTGCGCCCGAGGTACTCGTCCTCCAGCACCTGCCGGAACTTCTCCGGCCCCCAGTCGGCGACCAGGAACTTCAGACGGGCGCGGGTGCGCAGACGCCGGTAGCCGTAGTCACGGAAGATCGACAGCACACCCTCGTAGACGTCCGGGACCTCGTCCAGCGGCACCCAGGCGCCCAGCCGCACGCCCAGCTTGGGGTTGGTGGACAGCCCGCCGCCGACCCACAGGTCGAAGCCCGGCCCGTGCTCGGGGTGGCGGACGCCGACGAACGCGACGTCGTTGATCTCGTGGACCACGTCCAGCACGGGGGAGCCCGAGATGGCCGTCTTGAACTTCCGCGGCAGGTTCGAGTACGCCTTGTTGCCGAGGACGCGGCGCTTCATCTCCTCCAGCGCCGGGGTGCCGTCGATGATCTCGTCCTCGGCGATGCCGGCGACGGGGGAGGCGATCATCACCCGCGGGGTGTCGCCGCACGCGGTGACGGTGGACAGGCCCACCGCCTCCAGGCGGTTCCAGATCTCGGGCACGTCCTCGATGCGGATCCAGTGGTACTGCACGTTCTGCCGGTCGGTGAGGTCGGCGGTGCCCCGCGCGAACTCCTGCGAGATCTCGCCGACGACCCTCAGCTGCCGCGTGGTCAGCGCACCGCCGTCGATGCGCACACGCAGCATGAAGTACTTGTCGTCCAGCTCCTCCGGCTCCAGGATCGCGGTCTTGCCGCCGTCGATCCCGGGCTTGCGCTGGGTGTACAGACCCCACCAGCGCATCCGGCCGCGGAGATCGTTGGGGTCGATCGAGTCGAAGCCACGCTTGGAGTAGATCGTCTCAATGCGTGTCCGCACATTGAGACCGTCGTCGTCCTTCTTGAACTGCTCGTTGCCGTTGAGCGGGGTGTGGTGCCCCGCGGCCCACTGGCCCTCGCCGCGGTGACGGCTCACCTTGCGGCGGGGAGTCGCGGCTGCAGGCTTCTGCGGGGTGGCGGCCATGGTTGATACGTCCTTCGGGACAGCAGCGGAAGGTGTCGGCGCGCGGCGCCGTCCGGCGGTGGTCGGGTGACGGGGCGAGAGGCTCTGACCTGCGCGTACGGGCGCACAGGGTCCATACGCGTCATTGCGCAGGAGGGAGGCTGTACTCAGATGTCGGGCGGAGCTGCGGCTCGTCAGCTCGCCGGACAGATGGCGCTGGACATGCGGCCGAGGTCGACGTGCCGCCGACTCACCAAGGCAATTCCAGTTCCGGACATGGCGAAAGCGTGTCACGGCGATCTGGACACAGTCCAGCTTCGTCCGCGATGCGGACACCCTTGTCCCGGAATACGAGACAAGGGTGGCGTCTGTCACATGACCTGTGAGGTCTCTTGTCCGCGCAGGTCACCACGAGGGGGAACCAGCCGGAGGAAACAGCGGTTCAGACGGGGAACGCGCCCGGCCAGGGACCCGGCGCCGACACCTCGGGCTGTTCCTCGACCTTCGTGTCGAACAGCGTGAATCCGCGCCGCTGATAATTCTCCATCGCGTGCTCGCCGTCCAGGCTGCAGGTGTGCAGCCACACCCGCTTGGTCTGCGGCAGCCCCGGCCAGCGGTCGGCCAGATCCCACGCCCGGGCGGCGCCGTGCGACAGCAGGTGCCCGCCGATCCGCCGCCCGCGGAAAGCCGGCAGCAAACCGAAGTACACGATTTCGACGACCCCGTCGTCCTGCGGCTCCAGCTCCACGTACCCGGCCGGCGTGCCCCGCTCGTAGGCCACCCAGGTCTCGACCCCGGGGCGCTCCAGATGCTCCCGCCACTGTGCGTACGTCCAGCGCAGCCGGTCGATCCAGCGGATGTCCCCGCCGACGGACGCGTACAGGAAACGGCTGAACTCGGGGGAGGGGACCTCGGAGCGCACGATCCGGACGTCGCCCTCCGGCGCGGCGGCCGGGAGGAGGTCGCCGGGACCGGTCTGCTCCAGGGACCAGGTGGTCACGGGGATGTTCGTCATGCCCGCCAGGGAATCATCACTGCGACATTCTGTCGATCGAGGCCAGGGGCAGCGCGAACAGCGCCCGGCCCGACTGCGCCCAGACCTCGCCGGTCGCCGCCCAGTAGGACAGGGACTCCGTCTGCGTGCTCCAGCAGTCGTGCCGGTCCGCCGCGCCGCACACCGCGGCGCCCGAGCCGCCGTCCTCGCCGTGTGCGCCGCGTTCGTCGTCCGTCCCGCCGGGGCTCTGCCGCCACAGCGTCCCGTGCTCGTCGTGCGGGCCCGCGGCGCGGGTCACGTACCACCGCGTGTCGTAGGACAGCACGCCGCGCACCCCGGTGACCTTCGTTATGTAGGCCTCGGACGCCGTCACCCGCCCGTTCGGACCGGCGACGAGCAGACCCGCGTGGCCGGGCGCCGTGCTGAACGGGTAGCGCCACAGGCGGGCGCCCCGGTCGCCGTCGTCGAGCGTCCACTCCCCGGCGACCAGACTGTCCGGCGCGGTGCTGCGGTCGAGAGAGACGGTCGAGGGACGCGGCGCGCCCGAGCCGCCGCTCAGCTCGTAGGAGCCGACGGCCGGGAGCACGAATCCGTACCCGTGCGCCGACCAGCCGCCCGGCACCCGGCCCACCGCGTCAGCGGCGACCGTGGCGCGCTGCACGCGGTTCATGTCGTACACGTACAGCGCGGACCGGTCCCCGTCGTCCGCGGTGACCAGCAGCTTGTCCTGGTACCAGACCATGCCGGAGACGTGCGAGACCAGCCCGCGGTAGTCCCGGCCGTCGTCCACGGGGACGGCGAGCAGCGCCCAGGTGTAGGAGAGGTGACCGAGATCGGCGGCGTCGACGAAGCCGACCCGGGCCAGGCCCCGGTCCGCCGCCGCTCCGCCGCTGCGTGACCAGCCGGAGAGGATCACCCGGTTCGAGCCCCACACGCCGTCGTCGTCCGCGTCCCCCGACGTGGTGACCGCGCCCGGCCGCCAGCCCGCCGTGTCGTCGGTGTTCCAGCAGTACGCACGTGTAGCCGTGGGGGAGACCGGCAGGGCCCGGCGCTCGGCGGGCGAGCAGTCGACGGCGTCCCGCAGGGTGCGGTCGGCGCCGTCCAGCACCGCGCCGACGCCGACCGGGCGGCCCATCCCGGCCGCGAGCCGGTCCAGGGAGGCCTGCGGCACCATGTTCTCCGTCAGTCGCAGGTCAGCGACCTCGGACGCGGCGGTGAGCGGCTTCAGGTCCCCCGGGCCGTCGTGGGTGACCGTCGCCTGGGAAGCACTGATCACGGTGGCGGCGGCGGTGAGGGCGAGAGCGGTTCCGGACAGAAACGCCCGCAGTGCCCTGCCGCGCCTGCGCCGGCGATGTCGGCCGCGCTGTCTCATTCGCCCTCCCGAGGCGGGCCAACTGCGCCTGATGATCCATACGTTGACAGAGGAGCAGGTGGGGTGACCCGTAGAGGGATGCTACGGCAGTCGGCCGCCCCGGAGGACGAAGTCCGCGCAAATATGCGGAAGACCCTGTGGGAAGACCGCGGATGCATCACCATTGCTACGGTGACGGCGTTCTGTTTTTGACCACCGCGGGCGCGGTCGAATGGGGCAACAGCCCCGCGGGATCGGCGGGCAGAAGCACGTCGACCTCGGCGTCCTCGCAGAAACGATACGGCCGGTGTTCCAGAAATCCTCCCAGGTAACGCCGCACCCGGGACATCTCCGCCCGCACCGTCACCGTACGGTCCGAGTCGCCGAACATGTCCTGCGCGAGCTCCGCGGCACTGCGCCCGCCGCGCCGCACCGCCAGCAGATACAGCAACTCCGCATGCCGGGGACTGAGTTCGTGGGACCACGAGCCCGCGTCCCCCGACACCGTCACCGACCAGCGCCGGGGTCTGGTCAGGTCCAGCACGATCCGGCTCGCACCGCCCGGCGGCCGCCCGGCCGCCTCGTCCACCGACCGCACCAGCCAACCCCCGGCCAGCGGCTCGAGGGTGCACAGCCCCAGTGCCGGCAGCCATCGACGTCCCGGCGACGGCGACTTCGGGAGCGCGATCCGGCTCGTGTACGGCATCCCGGTCACCGCGGCCGTCCACCCCTCGCCGTCCACGACCGCGGCCCGGCCGCCGATCCGGGCCAGCGCCGGCGCCGCCACCGCGCGCAACCGCTCCAGCGAACCGAGATGCTTCTCCCGCAGCCTGGACTCGGCGAGCTTCGCCACCGAGTCGACCCACGCGAGGGTCGCCGGGTGCATCGTCTCCAGTGGCCCGCTGACGTCGACGACGCCCAGCAGCCGGCCGTTGCGCGGATCGGTGATCGGCGCGCCCGCGCAGGTCCAGGCGGCGTGCGAGCGCACGAAATGCTCGGCGGCGAACACCTGCACGGGCCGGCGCACCACCGCCGGCGTGCCCACCCCGTTGGTGCCCACCACCGCCTCGCCCCAGTCCGCGCCCAGCTCGAAGCCGAGCCCGTCGGCCTTGCGCAGCACCGGGCCGCAGCCCTCGCGCCACAGCACCCGGCCCTCCCCGTCGGCGACCACCATGATGTGGTGAGCGACGTCCGCGACCGACAGCAACCCCTCCCGCAGCACCGGCAGTACCTCGCGCAGCGGCGACTCCTCGCGCCGCCGCCGCACCTCGTCGGCGCCGAGCAGCCCCGCCCGGACATCACGCTCCGGATCGACACCGCTGCGCAGTAGGCGCTCCCAGGACTGCTCGATCACCGGACGCGGGGCGACGCGCACCCGCTGGCCGGCCAGCCGGGCGTCACGGACCTGGTTGAGCACCCGCGCCGCCCGCGCGGCGTCGACGGCCGCGAGCTGCGGCACGTTCATCGGTGGCATCGCCACTGGGCCTCCAGGGTTGGACACAGGCTGACAACCGGATGTCAAGCGCTTGTGCCGACTGTTTCCGGTCGTGCTTGGACCCCCCCATCTTGCCGTCCACTCGTGACGGAGGGGCCTACTCCGGTCAC contains these protein-coding regions:
- a CDS encoding sirohydrochlorin chelatase, giving the protein MHRKPVLPALVVIAHGSRDPRHAATVHALVRRVRSLRPGLRVETGFLDFNVPSVHGVLESLAADGVRDVVALPLLLTRAFHAKADIPAVLRDAPPQLRIRQAEVLGPSPLLLSALERRLYEAGLSPADKSSTGVVLASAGSSDPEAIAVIADIAREWRRTGWCAVRPAFASASLPRTEDAVRELRALGCARVAVAPYVLAPGFLPDRIARGAAGADVLADVLGPAPEVARVLLERYETARTPALAALGA
- a CDS encoding ABC transporter permease, whose amino-acid sequence is MASTETRTTVTEGTVTEADADGLAGVEAGLDALDVVAPTARVPFRRTLVDKILPPVVATALLLVVWQITFKTVDDPTKLVSPLDVWHTLRQAWLRGELLGYIWTSVSRGLLGFLFALAIGTPLGLLVARVRFVRAAIGPILSGLQSLPSVAWVPPAVLWLGLNNSMMYAVILLGAVPSIANGLVSGVDQVSPLFLRAGRTMGATGLKGTVYITLPAALPGYVAGLKQGWAFSWRSLMAAEIIASFPDLGVGLGQLLENGRNASDMSMVFEAILLILFVGIAIDLLIFSPLERWVLRSRGLLVKS
- a CDS encoding ABC transporter ATP-binding protein, coding for MSSQEVTTMATTFAKAAEPTETVAFAARLDHVSKSFAGPGGQQLVLDDITLDVAPGEFVTLLGASGCGKSTLLNLVAGLDRPTAGSITTDGRPALMFQEHALFPWLTAGKNIELALKLRGVAKPDRRGKAEELLELVRLKGAYGKRVHELSGGMRQRVAMARALAQESRLLLMDEPFAALDAITRDVLHDELTRIWAETGLSVLFVTHNVREAVRLAQRVVLLSSRPGRVAREWTVDIPQPRRIEDAPVAELSLEITEVLRGEIRRHGQH
- a CDS encoding aliphatic sulfonate ABC transporter substrate-binding protein, with protein sequence MPASLPLSRLRRGVAALAALPLLALAACGYGSQAKDGNANEQVAAGARKIDGLDTVRIGYFGNLTHATALVGREQGILQKALGGTRASYATFNAGPSEIEALNAGSLDIGWIGPSPAINGYAKSDGKNLRIVGGSASGGVKLVVNPDEVTSLEDVKGKRIATPQLGNTQDVAFLNWIAKQGWKVDAQSGKGDVTVVRSDNKVTPDAFRSGSVDGAWVPEPTASRLVAEGGRVLLDEASLWPDRQFVITNVIVSQKFLEEHPKVVQAVLKGSVETNRWIGANPAKAKAAANRQLETDSGKALPADVLDPAWRSIRFTDDPLADTLDAEAAHAVEAGLLEKPDLAGIYDLTILNKVLEAEGESAVDDAGLGVERPKSR
- a CDS encoding sulfate adenylyltransferase subunit 1, which codes for MSTITSEELSATTLLRFATAGSVDDGKSTLVGRLLHDSKSILSDQLEAVERASASRGQEAPDLALLTDGLRAEREQGITIDVAYRYFATPRRRFILADTPGHVQYTRNMVTGASTAELTVILVDARNGVVEQTRRHAAIAALLRVPHVVLAVNKMDLVDYREPVFAAIAEEFTAYASELGVPEVTAIPISALAGDNVVDPSANMDWYGGPTFLEHLETVPVSHDLAHCHARLPVQYVIRPQTAEHPDYRGYAGQIAAGTFRVGEPVTVLPSGRTSTISGIDLLGEPVDVAWTTQSVTVLLADDVDVSRGDLIVPTKDAPATTQDVEATVCHVADQPLTVGHRVLIKHGTRTVKAIVKDIPSRLTLDDLSLHPHPGQLVANDIGRVKIRTAQPLPVDSYADSRRTGSFILIDPADGTTLTAGMVGESFASPEPVKETPDDDGWDF
- the cysD gene encoding sulfate adenylyltransferase subunit CysD, whose product is MTTTVAGTEEGTVSPYALSHLDSLESEAVHIFREVAGEFERPVILFSGGKDSIVMLHLALKAFAPAAVPFSLLHVDTGHNFPEVLEYRDRVVAEHGLRLHVASVQEYIDRGALRERPDGTRNPLQTLPLTEKIQADRFDAVFGGGRRDEEKARAKERVFSLRDEFSQWDPRRQRPELWNLYNGRHAPGEHVRVFPLSNWTELDVWQYIAREGIELPQIYFAHEREVFRRAGMWLTAGEWGGPKDGETVEKRLVRYRTVGDMSCTGAVDSDAVTLDDVIAEIAASRLTERGATRADDKMSEAAMEDRKREGYF
- the cysC gene encoding adenylyl-sulfate kinase yields the protein MTATSTNSAAPGDIPHPPTNRENHVTTGATVWLTGLPSAGKTTIAYELAGRLREEGHLVEVLDGDEIREFISAGLGFSREDRHANVQRIGFLAELLARNGVKVLVPVIAPYADSRAAVRKRHQESATGYLEVHVATPVEVCSVRDVKGLYAKQAAGELTGLTGVDDPYEAPESPDLRIESQDQTVQESAASVYALLSERGLA